One Silene latifolia isolate original U9 population chromosome 4, ASM4854445v1, whole genome shotgun sequence DNA segment encodes these proteins:
- the LOC141653504 gene encoding uncharacterized protein LOC141653504 isoform X2 — protein MEGRCSSCIFKVLVNIISTVQHPVMNLSINLYTISLSETKQRKLNILAELLMFGDRKFYKDWWNVRIFEEYWRMWNMERNEGTTDCDSGTIFSPSFHSSNIEQDFVNAGYVDTNEVCLSSEVSDIYLAMKNSNDR, from the exons ATGGAAGGTAG ATGCAGTTCGTGCATTTTTAAGGTCTTAGTGAACATAATTTCAACAGTCCAGCACCCCGTTATGAACCTGAGTATCAATCTATATACTATATCGCTAAGTGAGACAAAACAGCGCAA GTTAAACATATTGGCCGAGCTTCTTATGTTTGGTGACCGCAAGTTTTACAAGGATTGGTGGAATGTAAGAATATTTGAAGAG TATTGGAGAATGTGGAATATG GAACGTAACGAGGGTACCACAGATTGTGACTCGGGAACAATTTTCTCACCATCATTTCACTCCTCCAACATTGAACAAGATTTCGTTAATGCAG GTTATGTGGATACAAATGAGGTTTGTCTGTCTTCGGAAGTATCAGATATATATCTTGCTATGAAAAACTCAAATGATAGATGA
- the LOC141653504 gene encoding uncharacterized protein LOC141653504 isoform X3, producing the protein MEGSSCIFKVLVNIISTVQHPVMNLSINLYTISLSETKQRKLNILAELLMFGDRKFYKDWWNVRIFEEYWRMWNMERNEGTTDCDSGTIFSPSFHSSNIEQDFVNAGYVDTNEVCLSSEVSDIYLAMKNSNDR; encoded by the exons ATGGAAGGTAG TTCGTGCATTTTTAAGGTCTTAGTGAACATAATTTCAACAGTCCAGCACCCCGTTATGAACCTGAGTATCAATCTATATACTATATCGCTAAGTGAGACAAAACAGCGCAA GTTAAACATATTGGCCGAGCTTCTTATGTTTGGTGACCGCAAGTTTTACAAGGATTGGTGGAATGTAAGAATATTTGAAGAG TATTGGAGAATGTGGAATATG GAACGTAACGAGGGTACCACAGATTGTGACTCGGGAACAATTTTCTCACCATCATTTCACTCCTCCAACATTGAACAAGATTTCGTTAATGCAG GTTATGTGGATACAAATGAGGTTTGTCTGTCTTCGGAAGTATCAGATATATATCTTGCTATGAAAAACTCAAATGATAGATGA
- the LOC141653504 gene encoding uncharacterized protein LOC141653504 isoform X5 has protein sequence MEGRLNILAELLMFGDRKFYKDWWNVRIFEEYWRMWNMERNEGTTDCDSGTIFSPSFHSSNIEQDFVNAGYVDTNEVCLSSEVSDIYLAMKNSNDR, from the exons ATGGAAGGTAG GTTAAACATATTGGCCGAGCTTCTTATGTTTGGTGACCGCAAGTTTTACAAGGATTGGTGGAATGTAAGAATATTTGAAGAG TATTGGAGAATGTGGAATATG GAACGTAACGAGGGTACCACAGATTGTGACTCGGGAACAATTTTCTCACCATCATTTCACTCCTCCAACATTGAACAAGATTTCGTTAATGCAG GTTATGTGGATACAAATGAGGTTTGTCTGTCTTCGGAAGTATCAGATATATATCTTGCTATGAAAAACTCAAATGATAGATGA
- the LOC141653504 gene encoding uncharacterized protein LOC141653504 isoform X4, protein MLSHGRLNILAELLMFGDRKFYKDWWNVRIFEEYWRMWNMERNEGTTDCDSGTIFSPSFHSSNIEQDFVNAGYVDTNEVCLSSEVSDIYLAMKNSNDR, encoded by the exons ATGTTGTCACATGGAAG GTTAAACATATTGGCCGAGCTTCTTATGTTTGGTGACCGCAAGTTTTACAAGGATTGGTGGAATGTAAGAATATTTGAAGAG TATTGGAGAATGTGGAATATG GAACGTAACGAGGGTACCACAGATTGTGACTCGGGAACAATTTTCTCACCATCATTTCACTCCTCCAACATTGAACAAGATTTCGTTAATGCAG GTTATGTGGATACAAATGAGGTTTGTCTGTCTTCGGAAGTATCAGATATATATCTTGCTATGAAAAACTCAAATGATAGATGA
- the LOC141653504 gene encoding uncharacterized protein LOC141653504 isoform X1, producing the protein MLSHGRCSSCIFKVLVNIISTVQHPVMNLSINLYTISLSETKQRKLNILAELLMFGDRKFYKDWWNVRIFEEYWRMWNMERNEGTTDCDSGTIFSPSFHSSNIEQDFVNAGYVDTNEVCLSSEVSDIYLAMKNSNDR; encoded by the exons ATGTTGTCACATGGAAG ATGCAGTTCGTGCATTTTTAAGGTCTTAGTGAACATAATTTCAACAGTCCAGCACCCCGTTATGAACCTGAGTATCAATCTATATACTATATCGCTAAGTGAGACAAAACAGCGCAA GTTAAACATATTGGCCGAGCTTCTTATGTTTGGTGACCGCAAGTTTTACAAGGATTGGTGGAATGTAAGAATATTTGAAGAG TATTGGAGAATGTGGAATATG GAACGTAACGAGGGTACCACAGATTGTGACTCGGGAACAATTTTCTCACCATCATTTCACTCCTCCAACATTGAACAAGATTTCGTTAATGCAG GTTATGTGGATACAAATGAGGTTTGTCTGTCTTCGGAAGTATCAGATATATATCTTGCTATGAAAAACTCAAATGATAGATGA